One part of the Rhodothermales bacterium genome encodes these proteins:
- a CDS encoding DUF1501 domain-containing protein, whose amino-acid sequence PHPTRPAPRYGSALEHGEAHTRDHAAWSRRDFLTGLGAAIGGAFVLGGAPIRAYGASPLLAQLAAAETDRVLVLIQLSGGNDGLNTIIPYENDVYYRERPSIAIAKNTAQALAVGLDQGLHPSLAPFGPYFNDGRFAIVQNVGYPSPNLSHFRSTDIWMSGTSSDTISPTGWVGRYLNREFPNFDETPTDFPLAVQIGGLSSLMFQGPAGNMGMSLVSPEFFERLAEDGKLYETAGLPSTRYGAEMGYVRSVANDSFVYAGAVQAASAVGANEVDYPQNTLANNLSIVARLIKGNLGSRIYHVSIGGFDTHANQLGDHGQLLNALASSVDAFLQDVAAAGMGDRVLTMTFSEFGRRVGQNGSFGTDHGTAAPLFVAGDGVNGGLYGNAPDLVNLDLAGNILHEHDFRTIYATMLQDWFGLDPAVVGEVLFGHPYEALPLIANPASPVAVERGALPSSFTLNQNYPNPFNPQTTITFTLTRPEAVRLVVFDIQGRRLETLVDGTLPAGPHRVAFDAGRLPSGTYLYRLETAGGAQSRRMTLVR is encoded by the coding sequence ATCCTCATCCCACCCGCCCCGCACCCCGTTACGGCAGCGCCCTCGAACACGGCGAAGCCCACACCCGCGACCATGCCGCCTGGTCGCGGCGCGACTTCCTCACGGGCCTCGGCGCGGCTATCGGCGGCGCCTTCGTGCTTGGAGGCGCCCCGATCCGCGCCTACGGGGCCTCGCCGCTGCTGGCGCAGCTGGCCGCCGCCGAGACCGACCGTGTGCTCGTCCTCATCCAGCTCTCCGGCGGCAACGACGGCCTGAACACCATCATCCCCTACGAAAACGACGTCTATTACCGCGAGCGGCCGTCCATCGCCATCGCCAAAAACACGGCCCAGGCGTTGGCGGTAGGGCTCGATCAGGGGCTGCACCCGTCCCTTGCGCCGTTCGGGCCGTACTTCAACGATGGGCGGTTCGCCATCGTCCAGAACGTCGGCTACCCGTCGCCGAACCTCTCCCACTTCCGGTCCACGGATATCTGGATGTCCGGCACCTCATCGGACACCATTTCCCCCACCGGCTGGGTGGGGCGGTACCTGAATCGGGAGTTTCCGAATTTCGACGAGACCCCGACCGACTTCCCGCTGGCCGTCCAGATCGGCGGCCTGTCGTCCCTGATGTTCCAGGGGCCGGCCGGCAACATGGGGATGTCGCTGGTGAGTCCGGAATTCTTCGAGCGCCTCGCCGAGGATGGCAAGCTCTACGAAACCGCCGGCCTGCCCTCGACCCGCTACGGCGCCGAGATGGGTTACGTCCGCTCCGTCGCCAACGACTCCTTCGTCTACGCCGGCGCCGTTCAGGCCGCCTCGGCCGTTGGCGCGAATGAGGTCGACTATCCCCAGAACACGCTCGCCAATAACCTGTCCATTGTCGCCCGCCTGATCAAGGGCAACCTCGGCTCGCGGATCTACCACGTCTCCATCGGCGGATTCGACACCCACGCCAACCAGCTGGGCGACCACGGCCAACTCCTGAACGCCCTGGCATCCAGTGTCGACGCCTTTCTACAGGACGTGGCGGCGGCCGGCATGGGCGACCGCGTGCTGACGATGACGTTCTCCGAATTCGGCCGGCGCGTGGGGCAGAACGGCTCCTTCGGGACCGACCACGGCACCGCCGCGCCCCTGTTTGTCGCCGGCGACGGCGTGAACGGCGGCCTGTACGGCAACGCGCCCGACCTCGTGAACCTGGACCTCGCCGGCAACATCCTGCACGAACACGATTTCCGCACGATCTACGCCACCATGCTGCAGGACTGGTTCGGGCTCGACCCCGCGGTCGTCGGAGAAGTGTTGTTCGGTCATCCGTATGAGGCGCTCCCGCTCATCGCCAACCCCGCGAGCCCCGTGGCCGTGGAGCGGGGCGCGCTGCCGTCGTCGTTCACGCTCAACCAGAACTACCCGAACCCGTTTAATCCGCAGACCACCATCACCTTCACCCTTACACGCCCCGAAGCCGTCCGCCTGGTCGTATTCGATATCCAGGGACGCCGGCTTGAAACGCTGGTGGACGGGACGCTGCCCGCCGGCCCGCACCGTGTGGCCTTCGACGCCGGAAGGCTGCCGAGCGGGACGTATCTGTACCGGCTGGAAACCGCCGGCGGCGCCCAGAGCCGGCGGATGACGCTGGTTCGATGA
- a CDS encoding T9SS type A sorting domain-containing protein, which produces MDNRTMHRLRACILTMLMIALFGLNKASAQETIDFEGLVEGQVVSSVFGDGGFGPVTVTGSNLQNSPGVNAAVIFDSYCIGGCTGNDRDLGSPNVAFGGPGLGLGGGPGAFQNDSALGNILIVHERPTEIVDIQPGLPGVINPDDENGATTIVLDFPEPVTIYQFTIIDRESNESQNIELIGEGGVMLGMFSSPATGDNGVATVVTDAGLAGAGTAGVVQLVMTHKGSGGLDNIVFLPPPPPPGGCSYTQGFWKTHPEAWPVDQLTLGNVVYTKAQLLDIFNASPKGDKTLILAHQLIAAKLNVANGADDTDIASTISAADAWLIANGPVGNGNKDWNGGETLSNTLDAYNNGEIGPGHCDDVSSAMNAGSRIDRLAVDTPVSFGLNGNYPNPFNPTTTISFSVQEATHIRLSVYDLLGREVELLVDRALEAGQYDASFDAGNLPSGTYLYRLSTPAGTFTQTMVLSK; this is translated from the coding sequence ATGGATAACCGTACTATGCACAGGCTTCGGGCCTGTATCCTCACTATGCTAATGATCGCCTTATTCGGACTGAACAAGGCATCGGCGCAAGAAACGATCGACTTCGAAGGCCTCGTCGAAGGCCAGGTCGTAAGCAGTGTCTTCGGCGACGGTGGCTTCGGCCCCGTCACGGTGACCGGCTCTAATCTTCAAAACAGCCCCGGCGTCAACGCGGCCGTGATCTTCGACTCGTACTGCATCGGCGGATGCACCGGCAACGATCGCGACCTCGGTTCGCCGAACGTGGCCTTCGGGGGTCCCGGCCTCGGCCTGGGCGGCGGCCCGGGCGCATTCCAGAACGATTCGGCGCTGGGTAACATCCTGATCGTGCACGAGCGGCCGACGGAAATCGTCGACATCCAGCCGGGCCTGCCCGGCGTGATCAATCCGGACGACGAAAACGGCGCAACGACGATCGTGCTCGATTTTCCAGAGCCGGTGACCATCTACCAGTTCACAATCATCGACCGGGAGAGCAATGAGTCCCAGAACATCGAACTCATCGGTGAAGGCGGCGTCATGCTCGGCATGTTCAGCTCGCCGGCTACTGGCGACAATGGCGTCGCCACCGTGGTTACCGACGCCGGGCTGGCCGGCGCGGGCACGGCTGGCGTCGTGCAGCTCGTAATGACCCACAAGGGTTCGGGCGGGCTGGACAACATCGTCTTCCTGCCGCCACCGCCCCCACCGGGCGGCTGCTCGTACACCCAGGGCTTCTGGAAAACGCATCCGGAGGCGTGGCCTGTCGACCAGCTCACGCTGGGCAATGTGGTCTACACCAAGGCCCAGTTGCTCGATATCTTTAATGCCTCGCCCAAGGGAGATAAGACGCTCATTCTGGCGCATCAACTCATCGCCGCGAAGCTGAACGTCGCGAATGGCGCGGACGACACGGACATCGCCTCGACGATCTCGGCGGCCGATGCCTGGCTGATTGCCAACGGCCCCGTGGGCAATGGCAATAAGGACTGGAATGGGGGCGAAACGCTGAGCAATACCCTCGACGCCTATAACAACGGTGAGATCGGCCCGGGCCATTGCGACGATGTCAGCAGCGCGATGAATGCCGGCTCCCGGATCGACCGCCTCGCCGTGGACACCCCGGTCAGCTTCGGCCTGAATGGCAACTACCCGAACCCGTTTAACCCGACGACCACGATCAGCTTCTCCGTCCAGGAAGCGACGCACATCCGGCTTTCGGTGTACGACCTGCTGGGCCGTGAAGTCGAACTCCTCGTGGACCGCGCCCTCGAGGCCGGACAATACGACGCCAGCTTCGACGCCGGCAACCTGCCGAGCGGAACCTACCTCTACCGGCTGAGCACGCCGGCCGGGACGTTTACGCAGACGATGGTGCTGTCGAAGTAA